From a single Brassica napus cultivar Da-Ae chromosome C9, Da-Ae, whole genome shotgun sequence genomic region:
- the LOC106424509 gene encoding probable disease resistance protein At5g66900: MNDWVSLGLGSIGGALVSEVLKLIIEEAKKYKSFKPLSKDLAETMERLLPLTKEIDSMQNELDLGSGELKKLMETIKKAYVLVLKLKDDDVWFFEKSKYAREIEDINKDMTKFCDITLQVLQYRNQLKLLNLGGNVVNMVYGLDKKIDGLSVPVPVFKDLCSVPKLNKAPVGFAWPLIELKKILLDDAVVNLVVSAPPGCGKTTLATQLCHDADVKGHFKHILFNVVSSTPNFKVIVQNLLQHNGYPPHTFDNDSQANVGLWTLLEKLREVGPILLVLDDVWRGAELLLQKFRITLPDYKILVTSRFDFPSFGYKYHLEPLGDGDARALLIQWASRPNNTSDKEYELLLQKILKRCNGFPIVIEVVGVSLNGQTLTTWKGQVESWSQGETVLDIPSQPTVLECLQPSFNALVPNLKECFLDMGSFLEDQKIRASVIIDIWMELYGKSSSILCMKYLEDLASQNLLKLVPLGNETEDGFYNEFLVTQHDILRELAIRQSELEAILERKRLNLEIREDTFPDWCLKGPVVNASLLSISTDDLFSSNWVEMDCPSVEVLVLNLSSSDYALPSFIAGMRKLKVLTITNHGFYPARLSNFSCLSLLPNLKRIRLEKVSVTLLDIPQLKLRSLKKLSLVMCSFGDVFYDCEDIDVSKALPSLQEIDIDYCYDLDELPYWVCEVVSLKTLSITNCNKLTVLSEAIGNLSKLEVLRVSSCINLSELPETTDKLSNLRFLDISHCLGLRKLPLKIGKLQKLKRISMRKCWRCELPDSVRDLEDLEVKCEEETRSMLWERLMPKMRNLIVHEDETEHNLNLLQMF; encoded by the exons TGGTCTCCGAGGTTCTGAAACTAATAATCGAAGAGGCAAAGAAGTACAAATCCTTCAAACCCTTGTCCAAAGATCTAGCGGAAACGATGGAGAGATTGCTTCCGTTGACCAAAGAGATCGATTCGATGCAAAACGAGCTAGACCTTGGTTCAGGAGAGCTAAAGAAACTGATGGAAACGATAAAAAAAGCTTATGTACTGGTTCTCAAGCTTAAAGACGACGACGTCTGGTTCTTCGAGAAATCTAAGTACGCCAGAGAAATAGAGGATATCAATAAAGATATGACCAAGTTCTGTGATATTACTCTACAGGTTCTTCAGTATAGGAACCAGTTGAAGTTGTTGAATCTTGGGGGGAACGTTGTGAATATGGTGTACGGTTTAGATAAGAAAATAGATGGCTTGAGCGTTCCCGTTCCCGTTTTCAAAGACCTTTGTTCGGTTCCCAAGCTTAATAAGGCACCCGTTGGATTCGCTTGGCCATTGATAGAGCTTAAGAAGATACTCCTTGACGATGCAGTGGTTAATCTTGTGGTCTCTGCTCCTCCCGGGTGCGGTAAAACCACGCTAGCTACTCAGCTTTGCCACGATGCAGATGTCAAAG GGCATTTCAAGCATATCTTATTTAATGTTGTCTCAAGTACTCCTAACTTTAAGGTCATAGTACAGAACCTACTCCAGCACAACGGTTACCCTCCACATACATTTGATAACGATTCTCAGGCAAACGTTGGATTGTGGACACTGCTGGAGAAACTCAGAGAAGTCGGTCCTATATTGTTGGTGTTGGATGATGTGTGGAGAGGAGCCGAGTTGCTGCTTCAGAAATTTCGAATTACCTTGCCAGATTATAAGATCTTGGTGACTTCTCGGTTTGATTTTCCGAGCTTTGGATACAAATATCATCTGGAACCTTTGGGAGATGGAGATGCAAGAGCCCTTCTCATTCAATGGGCATCACGGCCTAATAATACGTCTGACAAAGAATATGAACTTCTTCTCCAAAAG ATATTGAAACGCTGTAATGGATTCCCAATCGTTATTGAAGTCGTTGGCGTCTCACTTAATGGACAAACTCTAACTACATGGAAAGGGCAGGTGGAAAGCTGGTCTCAAGGGGAAACGGTTCTTGATATTCCTTCTCAGCCTACTGTGTTGGAATGTCTGCAGCCTAGCTTCAATGCGCTGGTACCTAATCTCAAAGAGTGTTTCTTGGACATGGGCTCATTTCTTGAAGACCAAAAGATACGTGCTTCTGTAATCATTGACATTTGGATGGAACTATATGGTAAAAGTAGTAGTATCTTGTGCATGAAGTACCTTGAAGACCTTGCCTCTCAGAATCTACTCAAACTTGTTCCTCTAGG GAATGAGACTGAAGATGGTTTCTACAATGAGTTCTTAGTCACTCAACATGATATCCTTAGGGAGTTGGCTATACGTCAAAGCGAATTGGAAGCAATCTTGGAAAGGAAAAGACTAAATTTGGAGATAAGAGAGGATACATTTCCAGACTGGTGTTTGAAGGGACCTGTTGTTAATGCCTCTCTATTGTCTATCTCCACAG ATGATTTGTTCTCATCAAACTGGGTTGAAATGGATTGTCCCAGTGTGGAGGTTTTAGTTCTTAACCTTTCTTCATCAGACTATGCATTACCAAGCTTCATTGCTGGAATGAGGAAGCTAAAGGTTCTGACAATAACAAATCACGGTTTCTATCCAGCAAGATTGAGTAACTTCTCGTGTCTCAGCTTATTACCAAACCTGAAACGGATCAGATTGGAGAAAGTTTCAGTCACGTTGCTCGACATTCCCCAGTTGAAACTCCGCAGTCTCAAGAAGTTGTCTTTGGTCATGTGTAGTTTCGGTGATGTTTTCTACGACTGTGAAGATATAGATGTCTCTAAAGCCCTTCCTAGTTTACAGGAGATTGACATAGACTATTGCTATGATCTTGATGAGTTACCGTATTGGGTCTGTGAAGTTGTTTCACTGAAGACACTTAGCATCACAAACTGTAACAAGCTCACTGTACTTTCTGAAGCTATAGGCAACTTGAGTAAACTAGAAGTGTTGAGGGTGAGTTCTTGCATTAATCTCTCCGAGCTGCCTGAAACTACTGATAAACTCAGCAACTTGCGGTTTCTGGATATATCTCATTGCTTGGGATTGAGAAAGTTGCCTTTAAAGATTGGAAAGCTGCAGAAGCTGAAGAGGATCTCGATGAGAAAGTGTTGGAGATGCGAGTTGCCAGATTCAGTGAGGGATCTAGAGGATCTGGAGGTAAAATGTGAGGAAGAAACCAGGTCGATGTTGTGGGAAAGGTTGATGCCAAAAATGAGAAACTTGATAGTTCATGAGGATGAAACAGAGCACAACCTCAACTTGCTTCAAATGTTTTAA